CCAGCACACGTCCGCGAGCGCGATTGGGCAGATTTACATCCCGATCGTGAACTGGTTGCTGCTGTTTGTGATCCTTATTATTGTGCTGGGTTTCAAGAGTTCAGACAATCTTGCGGCGGCCTACGGGATCGCGGTCACCACGACCATGGTAATCACGACGATACTCGCGTGTGTCGTGATGGTGCGCGTTTGGAACTGGAACAAGCTGTGGGTGGCCACGATTATCCTGGGCTTCATCACGGTTGACCTGTCGTTCTTCGGTGCGAACCTGCTGAAGCTGCGCGAAGGCGGCTGGCTGCCGTTGCTGATCGGCGCATTCCTATTCTTCCTGCTGATCACCTGGTACAAGGGCCGGCAGATTGTTAAGGAACGTACCGCGGCCGATGGTATTCCGCTAATGCCGTTCCTGCAGGGGTTGCTTGCCCATCCGCCGCATCGCGTGTCAGGCTCGGCCATTTATCTGACTGGCAACGAGACGCTGGTGCCAGTCAGCTTGCTGCATAACCTCAAGCACAACAAGGTGTTGCACGAGCGCACGATCTTCATGACGTTCATCACGCTGGACATCCCGTATGTCGATGACCATCGGCGCATCGACACCAAGGAGCTTGGCGGCGGGCTATATCGGGTGCGCGTGACGTACGGCTTCAACGAGACACCGGACTTGAATGGCGTGCTTAAGCTGCTCGAGCAACAGGAAAACATGTCGTTCGATTTGATGGACACGTCGTTCTTCCTCGCGCGGGAAACCGTCGTGCCGACGCAATTGCCGGGCATGTCGGTGTGGCGCGAGCGGATTTTCGCCTGGATGCACCAGAACGCCGCGAAGCCTACCGACTTTTTCAGCATCCCGGCCAATCGGGTCGTCGAGCTGGGCACAAAAATCGAGATTTAGTTGGCCTGCTGCCGCGTGGTATTACCTGCCGCTGTGCTTTAGCGGCCGCGTGGTGCAGAACACGTCGCTGCAGCCGCCGGCGGTGTAAGGGTGAAGGGTGAAGGGTGAAGGCAGCGGCCGGGCAGATAAACCGGCCGCTGCATCCGTTAGCGCAGCTTGAGCTTGGCGAGCGCGGCTGCCATCGCGCCTTGCGGTTCTGTCTCCCGGGTCCGTTCGCCGCGGCCCTGACCGCCGCGCCCACCGGCATCCCGGTCACGCGCTGCCGTGCTGCCCGCCCCGGCTCCGCCTGCCGCGGCGTCGTCTGACAGGCGCATTGTCAGCGAGATGCGCTGCCGCTTTAGGTCTACCTCGAGCACCTTGACGGTGACGACCTGGCCTGCCTTGACGACCTCGTGCGGGTCCTTCACGAACTTCGTCGACATCGCGGACACGTGCACGAGCCCGTCCTGGTGTACGCCGATATCGATGAACGCGCCGAATGCCGCGACGTTGGTCACGACCCCTTCGAGAATCATCCCGGGCGACAGGTCGGCGAGCGTCTCGACGCCTTCGCGGAACGTCGCAGTCTTGAACTCGGGCCGTGGATCGCGCCCCGGCTTTTCAAGCTCGCCCAGGATGTCACGCACGGTAGGCAGGCCAAAGCGTTCATCGACGAACTCGGCTGCGCACAGCTTCGCCAGCACGTCACGGTTGCCCATCACATCAGACACCGACTTGTTGATCTTCGCGAGGATGCGCTCGACCACCGGATAGGCCTCGGGGTGCACTGCCGAGCGGTCCAATGGATTCTCACCATGGTTGATGCGCAGGAAGCCGGCCGCCTGCTCGAAGGTCTTGTCGCCCAGGCGCGGCACCTTTTTCAAGTGCTCTCGGGACGGAAATGGCCCATGGGTGTCGCGATACTCGACGATGTTGCGTGCGAGTGTCGCGTTCAGGCCAGATACCCGGGCAAGCAGCGCAATCGATGCGGTGTTCGCGTCAACACCCACTGCGTTGACGCAATCCTCGACGACCGCATCCAGCGTGCGTGCCAGTTCCCGCTGGTTGACGTCATGTTGGTACTGGCCCACACCGATCGCCTTTGGCTCGATCTTCACCAGCTCGGCGAGCGGATCCTGCAGGCGGCGCGCGATCGAAACCGCGCCGCGCAACGATACGTCCAATTCGGGAAATTCCTTCGCCGCCAGCTCCGACGCCGAGTACACCGACGCGCCCGCCTCGGAGACGACGATCTTTTGCAGCTTCAGTTCGGGATGTCGGGCGATGAGCTCGCTGGCCAGCTTGTCGGTTTCACGCGATGCGGTACCGTTGCCGATGCTGATCAGCTCGGCCTGCGTCGCTTGGGCGAGCCGCGCGAGCCGGGCCAGCGACCCGTCCCAATCGCGGCGCGGTTCATGCGGATAAATCGTATCGGTGGCCAGCAGCTTGCCAGTGCGATCGACTACCGCCACCTTGACGCCGGTGCGCAGTCCCGGGTCCAATCCGATCACCGCCCTGGGGCCAGCCGGCGCGGCCAGCAATAAGTCTTTTAAGTTCCGTGCGAACACATTGATCGCTTCGTGCTCGGCGCGCTCGCGCAACTGGGTCAGCAGGTCGTTTTCCAAATGCGGTTGCACTTTCACGCGCCAGCACCAGCGACACACGTCGCCGAGCCACTTGTCGGCCGGCCGCCCTTGATTGGCAATGCCGAAGTGGCGCGCAATCATCGCTTCGCCAGGATGCGGCACTTGTGCATCAAGCTCCTCGCCCAAGCCGAGCTTAACGAACAGCACGCCGGCATTGCGGCCCCGGAACAGCGCGAGCGCGCGGTGCGATGGCACCGTCTTGATCGTCTCCGCGTAATCGTAGTAATCGCGGAATTTCTCGCCTTCCTCTTTTTCCTTGCCCTCGACGACAGTGGAGATCACTACGCCCTGATTCCACAGGTAGTTGCGCAGTCGGCCCAGTAACTCGGCTGTCTCGCCGAACTGCTCGGACAGGATGTCGCGCGCGCCGTCCAGCGCCGCCTTGATGTCGGCAACGCCTTTGTCGGCATTGACGAAATGGGCGGCCTGCGCGTGTGGATCGCGCGTCGGATCCGCGAGCAACGCATCCGCCAGAGGCTGCAGCCCCGCCTCGCGCGCGATTTGCGCACGTGTGCGACGCTTGGGTTTGTACGGCAGGTAAAGATCTTCGAGCGCCTGTTTCATGTCGGCGGCTAGGATCGCGGTGCGCAACGTATCAGTCAGCTTGCCCTGCTCGTCAATGCTTTGCAGGATCGCCGCGCGACGATCCTCGAGCTCGCGCAGGTACAGTAGCCGCTCCTCGAGCAAGCGCAGTTGCGTGTCGTCCAAGTTGCCGGTGACTTCTTTGCGGTAGCGCGCGATGAACGGGACGGTTGATCCTTCGTCGAGCAGTTGTACGGTAGCGGCGACCTGCCGCGGCTGGACAGTCAATTCGGTGGCGATGCGCTGTACGATCTTTAGGGCTACGTTGTCCGTCATGGGTGAGGCTTGTGCAGGTTCGAGCCGGGCATTTTGCCATAAGCGCGATGCGGGCCGGGCGTGACACAAGATCGCGATGATAGAATGGCGACATGCATGACCGCCTACCGATGTCCTCTCCTGCCCCGTACCAGCGCGTTCGCGAATCGATGCCGCCCAGCGGATCCCTATCTTCCCGAGCGCACCGTCGCACGGTGGCGATAACCCATACTGCACGACGCAAGCGGGCGTGGCCGCTGGTTGGATGGCTGCTTGCGTGTGTCGCCAGCGTTGTGCCGGCTGCGCCGTTGTATGCGCAGGCTGCGGATTGGGACGGCGCCGATGGGCGAGCGCGAGATGCATCATCGTTCGGTGCCCGACAGGCGCAGCTCGATCGCCGCAGCGAGTTAAACCGCTACGAGTATGGTGTCGCAAAGCACAACTGCTACAGCGCTATCCTGGTCAACCATTGTCTGGAGAAGGCGCGCAACCGAATGATTGCGAACAAAATGCGGATTCGCGACGAGCAAAATGCGCTCGACAACGAGCGCCGGGCCGTGCATGCGCGACAACGCGACGAGCAAGCCGCGCTCAAGCGCGAGGCGTACGCGCGCGAGGCGCCTCAACGCGCGGCGCGTGAGCGCGAGAACGAGCAGTCG
This sequence is a window from Mycetohabitans rhizoxinica HKI 454. Protein-coding genes within it:
- a CDS encoding Tex family protein produces the protein MTDNVALKIVQRIATELTVQPRQVAATVQLLDEGSTVPFIARYRKEVTGNLDDTQLRLLEERLLYLRELEDRRAAILQSIDEQGKLTDTLRTAILAADMKQALEDLYLPYKPKRRTRAQIAREAGLQPLADALLADPTRDPHAQAAHFVNADKGVADIKAALDGARDILSEQFGETAELLGRLRNYLWNQGVVISTVVEGKEKEEGEKFRDYYDYAETIKTVPSHRALALFRGRNAGVLFVKLGLGEELDAQVPHPGEAMIARHFGIANQGRPADKWLGDVCRWCWRVKVQPHLENDLLTQLRERAEHEAINVFARNLKDLLLAAPAGPRAVIGLDPGLRTGVKVAVVDRTGKLLATDTIYPHEPRRDWDGSLARLARLAQATQAELISIGNGTASRETDKLASELIARHPELKLQKIVVSEAGASVYSASELAAKEFPELDVSLRGAVSIARRLQDPLAELVKIEPKAIGVGQYQHDVNQRELARTLDAVVEDCVNAVGVDANTASIALLARVSGLNATLARNIVEYRDTHGPFPSREHLKKVPRLGDKTFEQAAGFLRINHGENPLDRSAVHPEAYPVVERILAKINKSVSDVMGNRDVLAKLCAAEFVDERFGLPTVRDILGELEKPGRDPRPEFKTATFREGVETLADLSPGMILEGVVTNVAAFGAFIDIGVHQDGLVHVSAMSTKFVKDPHEVVKAGQVVTVKVLEVDLKRQRISLTMRLSDDAAAGGAGAGSTAARDRDAGGRGGQGRGERTRETEPQGAMAAALAKLKLR
- a CDS encoding myosin heavy subunit; translated protein: MHDRLPMSSPAPYQRVRESMPPSGSLSSRAHRRTVAITHTARRKRAWPLVGWLLACVASVVPAAPLYAQAADWDGADGRARDASSFGARQAQLDRRSELNRYEYGVAKHNCYSAILVNHCLEKARNRMIANKMRIRDEQNALDNERRAVHARQRDEQAALKREAYAREAPQRAARERENEQSYDEKQRQHAINEARRTAQAPQREASQRAYDQKQADYQRKLEQARRQAAQDAQQRADNVRKFEQKQQRAVQHARDVRERQARKQGASTPGAASAASGMGGQ